In the Synergistaceae bacterium genome, one interval contains:
- a CDS encoding energy-coupling factor ABC transporter ATP-binding protein codes for MIIFDNVVCHLGGMDVIKGVSFHIRRGDFTALIGANGAGKSTLGKLCNGLLKPSCGSVAVGGFNTASTKTSRIARFTGFLFQNPDRQICKNTVRDEIMFGLGCIMDDGEEAERRCETVLAAFGFKGEMDPFTMSRGERQRLVLASLLALKPELLILDEPTTGLDYRECMHIMESVRAINKQGTTVLMVSHDMEVVGDFAEDVMVLNRGQLLAKGPVKEILRDKKLLAQASLLPPQITGLALRLGDGFEEIFTVDEMVSAIEKKAKRTA; via the coding sequence ATGATAATTTTCGATAATGTCGTCTGTCACTTGGGAGGAATGGATGTCATCAAAGGGGTTTCCTTCCATATAAGACGAGGGGATTTCACCGCTCTAATCGGGGCAAACGGCGCGGGCAAATCGACTCTCGGTAAACTGTGCAACGGTCTTCTGAAGCCAAGCTGCGGCTCCGTGGCGGTCGGGGGGTTTAATACCGCTTCGACAAAGACTAGCCGCATAGCCAGATTCACCGGGTTCCTTTTTCAGAATCCTGACAGGCAGATATGCAAAAATACAGTGCGTGACGAAATTATGTTTGGACTTGGATGCATCATGGACGACGGGGAAGAGGCAGAACGCCGCTGTGAAACGGTACTTGCTGCCTTCGGTTTCAAGGGTGAGATGGATCCGTTTACGATGAGCCGCGGAGAGCGACAGCGCCTTGTGCTTGCCTCACTTCTTGCCCTGAAACCGGAGCTTCTAATACTTGACGAGCCGACAACAGGCCTTGACTATCGCGAGTGTATGCACATAATGGAATCCGTCCGCGCAATAAATAAGCAAGGGACAACGGTGCTCATGGTCTCGCACGACATGGAGGTAGTAGGGGATTTTGCCGAAGATGTAATGGTTCTGAACAGAGGACAACTTCTGGCAAAGGGTCCGGTAAAAGAAATACTGCGTGATAAGAAACTTCTCGCACAGGCATCCCTTCTTCCGCCGCAGATCACCGGACTCGCGCTGAGACTTGGGGATGGATTTGAAGAGATATTTACGGTGGACGAGATGGTTTCGGCCATTGAAAAAAAAGCCAAAAGGACAGCATAA
- a CDS encoding ATP-binding cassette domain-containing protein: protein MSGSKDITMISIRNLYFRYSGSDGYALNNINLTVEKGGFLGIIGSSGVGKTTLLQAMNGIIPHHFKGEFYGEVRVNGLDTFESTPENLARHIGSVRQDFDSQMVASVVEDEILFGLENFCVPRDEIESRLAGALEKTSISDLRDRSIATLSGGQKQKVAICAITALMPEILILDEPTGELDPQSSRQIFHLLRELNEKHGITVVVVEQKIMLLCEFAKELAVMQKGSILFKGSVRSVLRHSSEMEGAGVNCPRVVTLADRLAERGLYSGDIPLDVKEAETMVRRTIG, encoded by the coding sequence ATGTCGGGCAGCAAGGATATAACTATGATATCCATACGTAATCTGTATTTCAGGTACAGCGGAAGCGATGGTTATGCGCTGAACAATATAAATCTGACGGTTGAAAAAGGCGGTTTTCTCGGGATCATCGGAAGCAGCGGAGTAGGAAAAACAACATTACTCCAGGCAATGAACGGCATAATACCCCACCATTTCAAGGGGGAATTCTACGGTGAGGTAAGGGTGAACGGCCTTGATACGTTTGAAAGCACACCCGAGAACCTTGCCCGCCATATCGGAAGCGTGAGACAGGATTTTGACAGCCAGATGGTTGCCTCTGTCGTCGAGGACGAGATTCTTTTTGGACTGGAGAACTTCTGCGTACCGCGGGACGAAATTGAATCACGGCTGGCAGGTGCACTTGAAAAGACGTCCATCTCTGACCTTCGTGATAGAAGTATAGCAACGCTCAGCGGCGGGCAGAAACAGAAAGTCGCAATATGCGCGATTACTGCCCTTATGCCGGAAATTTTGATTCTTGATGAGCCTACGGGAGAACTTGACCCGCAGAGCAGCAGGCAGATATTTCATCTTCTTCGCGAACTTAACGAAAAACACGGCATAACGGTCGTGGTTGTTGAACAGAAGATCATGCTTCTCTGCGAGTTTGCGAAAGAACTTGCGGTGATGCAGAAGGGCTCAATCCTTTTTAAAGGATCAGTCCGCAGCGTGCTGAGGCATAGCAGTGAGATGGAGGGAGCCGGCGTCAATTGTCCACGTGTTGTTACTCTGGCTGACAGGCTTGCGGAAAGAGGGCTTTACAGCGGGGATATCCCGCTTGATGTAAAAGAGGCGGAGACGATGGTAAGGAGGACGATAGGATGA
- a CDS encoding phosphohydrolase has protein sequence MGIKPLLHIISHTDLDGVTAAALAWHANRGTGRLLRVSLTGYGDVDNLILETLRAGEEPLVLDLFCQREQTVDEIDGIWDDDRQPFLFDHHKSTFERYGNRKWAVIDTNYCGAMVYWNWLMAQDFSNEHKARIAGMEPLMRIANDRDLWLGEMPESRLWQGLVTMCGHWGTLMRLVTDPSSELTPDERSGAEDFVAQQEERFSAAKEKIIRTGNELSFVCDGILEFGDVSDFCGLILDREPDPPLVAAVAAKRMGGDWAVSMRSRDGFAGRVMALLKDGKKVRGGGHGDASALYFPHHYSEEQIRNSVLAAIRVEKERAETPKVTLGDLFKGLQA, from the coding sequence ATGGGAATCAAACCTCTTTTACATATTATCAGCCACACAGACCTCGATGGCGTTACCGCCGCTGCGCTCGCGTGGCACGCAAACCGGGGGACGGGAAGGCTTCTCCGCGTCTCTCTTACGGGATACGGAGATGTTGACAATCTTATTCTGGAAACGCTGCGGGCGGGCGAGGAACCGCTTGTCCTGGATCTGTTCTGTCAGAGAGAGCAGACGGTAGACGAAATAGACGGCATCTGGGATGATGACAGGCAGCCCTTTCTCTTCGACCATCACAAGAGTACTTTCGAGCGCTACGGCAATAGAAAATGGGCCGTCATCGATACAAATTACTGCGGGGCGATGGTCTACTGGAACTGGCTCATGGCACAGGACTTCAGCAATGAGCATAAGGCACGTATAGCTGGGATGGAACCGCTTATGCGGATCGCGAACGACAGGGATCTCTGGCTTGGAGAAATGCCCGAAAGCCGTCTCTGGCAGGGGCTCGTGACGATGTGCGGACATTGGGGCACTTTAATGAGGCTCGTGACAGATCCTTCGTCTGAACTAACGCCTGATGAACGCTCCGGCGCGGAAGATTTCGTCGCACAACAGGAGGAACGGTTTTCTGCCGCAAAAGAAAAAATAATTAGGACAGGGAATGAGCTCTCCTTTGTCTGCGACGGGATACTTGAATTCGGGGATGTCTCTGACTTCTGCGGCCTTATCCTCGACAGGGAGCCGGATCCTCCCCTCGTTGCAGCGGTAGCTGCCAAGCGTATGGGAGGTGACTGGGCGGTCTCCATGCGAAGCCGCGATGGATTTGCCGGGAGGGTTATGGCTCTTCTCAAAGACGGCAAAAAGGTACGCGGCGGCGGACATGGCGATGCTTCCGCCCTCTACTTCCCACACCATTACAGCGAGGAACAGATCCGGAATTCCGTCCTCGCTGCCATACGGGTCGAAAAAGAACGCGCTGAAACACCTAAGGTCACACTGGGCGATCTGTTCAAAGGGCTGCAGGCTTGA
- a CDS encoding glycosyltransferase: MRSIAIFYASEGTGHKTAAENLRDWFLLENPGGQVLCRDVLDYIPSWLHRLVSDSYLFMARYAPWAWGWFYWGSDKPSLQTSAFEWFHSVLCRLYLPGIEHDIAAAGAEAAIFTHYFGAAHLARRNLGMFPVYYVNTDFVCHRFQRDKIFRASFVASPIAIKQHNDEGIENVFDTGIPISQRFSDPPSKAAARTKLGLDSGRKILIVSGGGIGAGAVLSAVDSLARREDWLTVVICGNNKALRKKLSSIYKNAAHIRIEGFVSNMEDYYCAADLCVMKPGGLSLSEALAAKLPLILMDPIPGQEQLNMDYLCGLGAATALKDAVRSADKVQNLFEDRDALINMAHAIAKLSRPDAARKILKMVKEMSCYDQESANKPD, encoded by the coding sequence TTGAGATCAATAGCTATATTCTATGCCTCTGAAGGTACGGGACACAAAACCGCAGCAGAGAATCTGCGGGACTGGTTTTTGCTTGAAAATCCCGGCGGACAGGTGCTTTGCCGTGATGTCCTTGACTACATCCCGTCGTGGCTGCATCGGCTGGTATCGGACAGCTATCTTTTTATGGCACGCTATGCCCCATGGGCATGGGGCTGGTTTTACTGGGGTTCAGACAAACCGTCGCTCCAGACCAGTGCCTTCGAATGGTTTCACTCCGTTTTGTGCAGGCTCTATCTCCCTGGGATCGAGCATGATATCGCGGCGGCGGGAGCAGAGGCCGCCATATTTACCCATTACTTCGGCGCCGCACATCTGGCACGGCGTAATCTTGGAATGTTCCCTGTATATTACGTGAATACAGACTTTGTCTGTCACCGTTTTCAACGGGATAAAATATTCCGTGCCTCTTTCGTGGCAAGCCCTATCGCGATAAAGCAGCACAATGACGAGGGGATAGAGAATGTCTTTGACACCGGTATTCCAATATCTCAGAGATTCTCCGACCCTCCGTCAAAGGCTGCCGCAAGAACAAAGCTGGGGCTTGACTCCGGCCGCAAAATATTGATCGTGAGCGGCGGCGGGATCGGAGCCGGAGCTGTTCTTTCTGCCGTTGATTCGCTCGCACGCCGCGAGGACTGGCTGACTGTCGTAATTTGCGGAAACAACAAGGCTCTGCGCAAAAAACTTTCTTCCATATATAAGAACGCGGCACACATACGCATCGAGGGTTTTGTCTCCAACATGGAGGATTATTACTGCGCTGCGGACCTGTGTGTGATGAAACCGGGGGGACTCTCGCTGTCAGAAGCTTTGGCGGCAAAGCTGCCGCTTATTCTCATGGATCCCATACCAGGCCAGGAACAGCTCAACATGGATTACCTCTGCGGACTCGGCGCAGCAACCGCACTTAAAGATGCAGTCCGCTCCGCCGACAAAGTACAGAATTTGTTTGAGGATAGAGACGCACTGATCAACATGGCCCATGCAATCGCAAAACTCTCAAGACCAGACGCAGCACGTAAAATACTGAAGATGGTCAAAGAAATGTCCTGTTATGATCAGGAGTCTGCGAATAAGCCGGACTAA
- a CDS encoding Ppx/GppA family phosphatase, protein MKKAVIDIGTNSVKFCLAEKIKKDMLVFIKDVSEISKLGEGLNISGEIGHVPLERNAQIVAGFVLEAREAGAEEIVAAGTMALRTAKNSSAFIKRVRELTGIDVKILSWEEEAELSYSAVIFTIPGAANGSLVMFDTGGGSTEFVLSEEGVIKNKFSLNIGAVRITEQYFSKMPVPEELLLEVQSEIQGELAAGLVSVAPKLLVGIGGNVTSMAAVRQSMAVYHTGAIHGSKLTLSDVDAQIACYASKTLEERHKIVGLEPKRADVILAGACIVKAVMELFGVSEITVSDRSLRHGLMYRLFDIEL, encoded by the coding sequence ATGAAAAAAGCGGTCATAGATATAGGCACAAACTCTGTTAAATTTTGCCTCGCAGAGAAAATCAAGAAGGATATGCTGGTATTTATCAAGGATGTCAGTGAAATATCAAAGCTTGGGGAAGGACTTAATATCTCCGGTGAGATCGGGCATGTGCCATTGGAACGCAATGCTCAGATCGTCGCCGGCTTTGTCCTGGAAGCGCGAGAAGCTGGAGCGGAGGAGATTGTGGCGGCAGGCACTATGGCACTGCGAACGGCAAAGAACTCGTCGGCGTTTATAAAGCGGGTAAGGGAGCTAACGGGCATAGATGTGAAAATTCTGTCCTGGGAAGAGGAAGCAGAGCTTTCATACAGCGCTGTTATATTTACAATACCCGGTGCTGCAAATGGCAGCCTTGTAATGTTCGACACCGGAGGCGGAAGCACGGAGTTTGTCCTTAGCGAGGAGGGAGTCATCAAAAATAAATTCAGCCTGAATATCGGCGCCGTCCGTATAACGGAGCAGTATTTTTCAAAAATGCCGGTACCGGAGGAATTGCTTTTGGAAGTTCAGTCTGAAATCCAGGGGGAACTTGCAGCGGGTTTAGTCAGCGTTGCTCCAAAGCTTCTGGTTGGGATCGGAGGGAACGTGACAAGTATGGCCGCTGTAAGGCAAAGTATGGCCGTGTATCACACTGGCGCGATCCATGGCTCAAAGTTGACTCTCTCTGATGTGGATGCGCAGATAGCATGTTATGCGTCAAAGACGCTCGAAGAGCGCCATAAAATCGTGGGGCTTGAACCTAAACGCGCTGATGTCATTCTTGCAGGCGCATGTATAGTCAAGGCTGTCATGGAGCTATTCGGAGTCTCAGAGATAACTGTCAGCGACCGCAGTCTTCGCCATGGTTTGATGTATAGGCTGTTTGATATAGAACTATAA